A genome region from Nitrospira sp. includes the following:
- the oadA gene encoding sodium-extruding oxaloacetate decarboxylase subunit alpha: MATKKTKKTAPKKSPAKKKLPTKSSGPVASRAVKGPQPASPEFRVTPAPGKKLLMTEVALRDGHQCLLATRMRTEDMLPIAQKLDAVGFWSLEVWGGATFDTCLRFLKEDPWERLRALRAAMPKTKLQMLLRGQNLVGYRHYADDVLEKFIERSAFNGIDVFRIFDALNDVRNLERAIREVKACEKHVEAAISYTTSPVHRLDGFVTMGKRLEDLGADTICIKDMAGLLAPADAYHLVKKLKAAVRVPIHLHSHYTSGMGTMSALMAVMAGLDLLDTSISPLAGGASHPPTESMVAALRGTPYDSGLELEDLQPIAEHFRNVRRKYRQFESDFTGVDAEILTSQIPGGMLSNLAAQLAEQNALDRMKEVMDEIPRVRKDMGYPPLVTPTSQIVGTQATLNVLTGEQGERYKVITTETKNYFLGLYGRAPGPLDKGIMARAIGDEEPVKGRPADRLESEFEKLKKDMPESATTLEDQLSFALFPAIARDFFEARERGDLQAEPLEPTETKGPAVAHDLHLAPAEFNITVHGENYHVVVSGSGRTTDGRKPYYIRVNDRLQEVSLEPLQEVLAGVPESPAAGSTSKPKRPRPTKPGDVAPPMPGRVVKVLVADGARVKTGDPLLIIEAMKMESQVPAPMDGRVTAILVVEGDNVKIDETVIQLE, from the coding sequence ATGGCAACGAAAAAGACCAAGAAAACCGCCCCGAAGAAAAGCCCTGCGAAGAAAAAACTCCCGACCAAGTCCAGCGGACCCGTTGCCTCACGCGCCGTCAAAGGTCCGCAGCCGGCGAGCCCTGAATTCCGTGTGACCCCGGCACCGGGGAAAAAGCTCTTGATGACCGAAGTCGCCTTGCGCGACGGACATCAATGCCTCCTGGCAACCAGAATGCGCACCGAGGATATGCTCCCCATCGCCCAAAAACTGGACGCTGTGGGATTCTGGTCGTTGGAGGTCTGGGGCGGGGCCACTTTCGACACATGCCTCCGGTTCCTCAAAGAAGATCCGTGGGAACGCCTGCGCGCGCTCCGCGCGGCGATGCCGAAGACGAAGCTGCAAATGTTGTTGCGCGGCCAGAACCTTGTCGGATACCGCCACTACGCCGACGACGTGCTGGAGAAATTCATTGAGCGCTCGGCATTCAACGGCATCGATGTCTTCCGCATCTTCGACGCACTCAACGATGTCCGCAATCTGGAGCGGGCCATCCGTGAAGTCAAAGCCTGCGAAAAGCACGTCGAGGCGGCCATTTCCTACACCACCAGCCCAGTCCACCGGCTGGATGGATTCGTAACGATGGGGAAACGGTTGGAAGACCTCGGCGCCGATACGATTTGCATCAAGGACATGGCCGGGCTGCTGGCCCCCGCGGATGCCTATCACCTGGTCAAGAAACTCAAAGCAGCGGTCCGCGTGCCCATCCACCTCCACTCCCACTATACGTCGGGCATGGGAACCATGTCGGCCCTGATGGCGGTCATGGCAGGACTCGATCTCCTGGATACCTCAATTTCTCCGCTTGCCGGAGGCGCCTCGCATCCCCCCACCGAGTCCATGGTGGCCGCATTACGAGGCACGCCCTATGACAGCGGATTGGAGCTGGAAGATCTGCAGCCCATCGCAGAGCATTTCCGGAACGTGCGCCGAAAGTACCGGCAATTTGAAAGTGACTTCACCGGGGTGGACGCCGAAATTCTGACGTCCCAAATTCCAGGCGGCATGCTCTCCAATCTCGCCGCCCAGTTGGCCGAACAAAACGCGCTCGACCGGATGAAAGAAGTGATGGACGAAATCCCCCGTGTCCGCAAAGACATGGGCTACCCGCCGCTCGTAACGCCGACCAGCCAGATCGTCGGCACACAGGCTACGCTCAACGTGCTCACGGGCGAACAGGGTGAACGGTACAAGGTCATCACCACGGAGACCAAGAATTATTTCCTCGGCCTCTATGGCCGGGCTCCCGGACCCCTCGATAAAGGGATTATGGCGCGGGCCATCGGTGATGAAGAACCGGTGAAGGGCCGGCCGGCCGACCGGCTTGAGTCGGAATTTGAGAAGTTAAAAAAAGACATGCCTGAGTCCGCCACCACACTGGAGGACCAGTTGTCGTTCGCCCTCTTCCCGGCGATTGCCAGGGACTTTTTCGAGGCACGTGAACGGGGCGATCTGCAGGCCGAGCCACTGGAACCGACGGAAACGAAGGGCCCTGCCGTGGCCCACGATCTCCACCTCGCCCCGGCTGAATTCAACATCACTGTGCATGGCGAGAACTACCATGTCGTAGTCTCCGGTTCAGGCCGCACCACCGACGGACGCAAGCCCTACTACATCCGGGTCAACGACCGGCTGCAGGAAGTCTCGCTGGAACCGCTGCAGGAAGTGCTGGCCGGTGTGCCGGAATCGCCCGCGGCCGGCAGCACGAGCAAACCGAAACGTCCCAGACCGACGAAACCGGGCGATGTCGCCCCGCCGATGCCGGGTCGCGTCGTGAAAGTCCTCGTGGCCGATGGTGCGCGAGTAAAGACCGGCGATCCGCTCTTGATCATCGAAGCCATGAAGATGGAAAGCCAGGTCCCGGCGCCGATGGACGGGCGCGTCACGGCGATTCTGGTCGTCGAGGGCGACAACGTGAAAATCGACGAAACTGTGATTCAACTGGAGTAG
- a CDS encoding substrate-binding domain-containing protein, producing the protein MCTRLSGFACAILLCLLGAPASAEVAGSMVIAGHGPEQRLMESLAHAFEKANPRAYIDIVWDGNSKPLDLVKSKQANIAVTGAAEDGLRSFQIAWDGIAIMVHRSNFTKEVTKQEVAELFSGKYKVWADLGGPDTKVLLIDRPRNENNRDAFEQQLGIVGKIPDGTKVIPMDEKVIKTIAGTLPPHSAVAYISLGQALEAVASGVPVKLLPVDKIEPETPTVKDGRYTLRRPVLLLSHNEPDPLVDAFEQFALSENGQKIISESYTPLPKTSSP; encoded by the coding sequence ATGTGCACCCGTCTCAGCGGATTTGCCTGTGCCATCCTGCTCTGCCTCCTTGGCGCCCCGGCTTCAGCCGAGGTGGCCGGCTCAATGGTCATCGCAGGCCATGGTCCCGAACAACGGCTGATGGAATCGCTGGCTCACGCGTTTGAAAAAGCCAACCCCCGCGCCTATATCGACATCGTCTGGGACGGTAATTCGAAGCCGCTCGATTTGGTGAAATCCAAGCAGGCGAACATCGCCGTGACTGGAGCGGCGGAAGACGGCCTTCGCTCGTTCCAGATCGCCTGGGACGGGATTGCAATCATGGTGCACCGGTCGAACTTCACCAAAGAAGTGACCAAACAGGAAGTCGCCGAGCTCTTTTCCGGTAAGTACAAAGTATGGGCCGACCTGGGCGGACCGGATACGAAGGTTCTCCTGATCGACCGACCGCGCAATGAAAATAATCGCGACGCCTTCGAACAGCAGCTCGGCATCGTGGGCAAGATTCCCGACGGGACCAAGGTCATCCCCATGGACGAAAAGGTGATCAAGACGATCGCCGGTACCCTGCCGCCGCATTCAGCCGTCGCCTACATCTCGCTCGGTCAGGCCTTGGAGGCGGTCGCCTCCGGTGTGCCCGTGAAGCTACTACCGGTCGATAAAATAGAACCGGAAACACCGACCGTCAAGGATGGCCGGTACACCCTGCGCCGCCCGGTCCTGTTGCTGTCCCACAACGAGCCGGATCCGCTTGTGGACGCCTTCGAGCAATTCGCCCTGTCGGAGAACGGACAAAAAATCATCAGCGAGTCTTATACGCCGCTCCCGAAGACATCATCTCCATAA
- a CDS encoding zinc ribbon domain-containing protein has product MPVYEYRCEQCSHQFEATQSVHARPEDTVCPQCNQVGATRMLSAFASKIKGSHKPGFEEIKAYDMLHERMDRFSKLPPAMGKRVDVTPDMMSGAGAAAPTEGTDA; this is encoded by the coding sequence ATGCCGGTCTACGAATATCGCTGCGAACAATGCTCCCACCAGTTCGAGGCCACTCAGTCGGTGCATGCACGCCCGGAAGACACCGTCTGTCCGCAGTGCAACCAAGTCGGCGCCACCCGAATGCTCTCTGCGTTTGCCTCGAAGATCAAAGGCTCCCACAAGCCGGGCTTCGAGGAAATCAAAGCCTATGACATGCTGCACGAACGCATGGATCGATTCTCCAAACTCCCGCCCGCCATGGGCAAGCGCGTGGATGTCACGCCGGACATGATGTCCGGAGCCGGAGCCGCTGCTCCGACAGAAGGCACCGACGCATAA
- the accC gene encoding acetyl-CoA carboxylase biotin carboxylase subunit produces MFRKILIANRGEIAMRIIRGCRELNIATAAIYSEADSSGIYVKKADESYLVGPGPVKGFLDGKQIVDIAKRIGADAIHPGYGFLSENTKFARLCQASGITFIGPSPETIDLMGSKVKARQIAQQAGLPIVPGTEGGITTVEEALEFTNRIGYPVMIKASAGGGGRGLRVVRSDQELRENMEVAAREALAAFGDGSIFIEKYIERPHHIEFQILGDKHGNIIHLGERDCSIQRRHQKLIEIAPSLILTPKLRAQMGEAAIAIAKAVNYDNAGTVEFLLDHENHFYFMEMNPRLQVEHTVTEQITAIDIVRNQISIAAGKPLEIRQKDVTLQGHAIQCRINAEDPRNNFMPCTGTITAYLSPGGIGVRIDGAVYRDYTIPPYYDALLAKLTVRGRTWEEAVSRMRRSLEEYVLRGVKTTIPFMKNVMMEQDFQAGRFDTSYLETHPDLFQYEESEEPEDLVLAISAAIAAYEGL; encoded by the coding sequence ATGTTTCGGAAGATTCTTATTGCCAACCGTGGCGAGATCGCCATGCGCATCATCCGTGGCTGTCGCGAGCTCAATATCGCGACGGCCGCGATTTATTCCGAAGCCGACTCCTCAGGAATTTACGTCAAGAAAGCCGACGAGTCCTACCTTGTAGGACCCGGACCCGTCAAAGGCTTCCTGGACGGGAAACAAATCGTCGACATCGCCAAGCGCATCGGCGCGGACGCCATCCATCCCGGATACGGATTCCTCTCCGAAAACACCAAATTTGCTCGGCTCTGCCAAGCCTCCGGCATCACCTTTATCGGTCCGTCGCCCGAGACGATCGACCTCATGGGCAGCAAAGTGAAGGCGCGACAGATCGCCCAGCAGGCCGGCCTCCCGATCGTCCCCGGAACCGAAGGCGGCATCACGACTGTCGAGGAAGCGCTGGAGTTCACCAACCGCATCGGCTATCCGGTCATGATCAAGGCCAGCGCCGGCGGTGGGGGACGCGGACTTCGAGTCGTTCGTTCCGACCAAGAATTACGCGAGAATATGGAAGTCGCGGCACGGGAAGCGCTGGCAGCGTTCGGCGACGGCAGCATCTTCATCGAAAAGTACATCGAGCGGCCGCACCACATTGAATTTCAAATCCTGGGCGACAAACACGGCAATATCATCCACCTGGGTGAGCGGGATTGTTCCATCCAGCGCCGGCACCAGAAGCTGATCGAGATCGCCCCGTCATTGATTTTGACGCCCAAACTGCGCGCGCAAATGGGCGAGGCCGCCATTGCCATCGCGAAAGCCGTGAACTACGACAATGCCGGCACCGTCGAGTTCCTCCTCGACCATGAGAACCATTTCTATTTCATGGAAATGAACCCCCGCCTTCAGGTGGAACATACCGTCACGGAACAGATCACGGCCATCGACATCGTCCGGAATCAGATTTCGATCGCGGCGGGCAAACCGCTGGAGATCCGGCAAAAAGATGTAACTCTGCAGGGCCATGCAATTCAGTGCCGGATCAATGCCGAAGACCCGCGCAATAACTTCATGCCCTGCACCGGCACCATCACCGCCTACCTGTCACCCGGCGGGATCGGAGTCCGCATCGACGGCGCGGTCTATCGAGACTACACGATCCCTCCTTACTACGATGCATTGCTGGCGAAACTCACGGTCCGTGGTCGCACATGGGAAGAAGCCGTCAGCCGCATGCGGCGTTCACTCGAAGAATATGTCCTGCGCGGGGTGAAAACGACCATTCCGTTCATGAAGAACGTGATGATGGAACAGGATTTTCAGGCCGGACGGTTCGATACGTCCTACCTGGAGACTCATCCGGACCTGTTTCAATACGAAGAATCCGAGGAGCCTGAGGACCTGGTGCTGGCGATCTCAGCCGCGATTGCCGCATACGAAGGACTCTGA
- a CDS encoding IPT/TIG domain-containing protein, with translation MRTIVTYMLGCTLLLGTTFVAVPAGHAQEGAMVEGAGYTMFNTESIKGSDTSKLENDPVCDRSKRPSIAKVEPDEAKPGEKVTIKGENFGSKECFHGVTFSAASKEKIDYHFVNDTTIEAVVPEAKAGMSFIIVVAGGGSAQSKPLLIQPK, from the coding sequence ATGCGCACTATTGTCACCTACATGCTCGGCTGCACCCTTCTGCTCGGAACCACGTTCGTTGCCGTCCCGGCTGGGCATGCCCAGGAAGGAGCGATGGTCGAGGGTGCCGGGTATACGATGTTCAACACGGAATCAATCAAGGGATCGGACACCTCCAAGCTGGAGAATGACCCGGTTTGCGACCGTTCCAAACGTCCTTCCATCGCGAAAGTTGAACCGGATGAGGCGAAGCCCGGCGAAAAAGTGACCATCAAGGGTGAAAATTTCGGCAGCAAGGAATGTTTCCACGGCGTCACCTTCAGCGCCGCCTCCAAGGAAAAAATCGACTACCACTTCGTCAATGACACCACGATCGAGGCGGTGGTGCCGGAGGCGAAAGCCGGCATGTCCTTTATCATCGTGGTCGCCGGCGGCGGCAGCGCGCAGTCGAAGCCGCTCCTGATTCAACCCAAATAA
- the sthA gene encoding Si-specific NAD(P)(+) transhydrogenase produces MAHYDLLVIGTGPAGQKSAIQAAKLGKRVGIVERKQVVGGVCANTGTIPSKSLREAALYLSGFHQRSLYGASYRVKQDITMEDLTFRANHVITREIEIIQHQMTRNKVDLLFGTASFVDPHRLRIERDGDHVEHTADFVVIACGTLPARPSHIPFDDHSIIDTDGLLALKTLPKSITIIGGGVIGAEYASILATMGIHVTLIERRPRLLEFVDQETIEALQYHMRSIGVTLRFNEEVVSVERQAQEQVIVRLKSGKEIAATTVLYSVGRTGASAELNLDAVGLSADDRGRLTVNEHYQTAVPHIYAAGDIIGFPALASTSMQQGRHAACHAFGIPCQTQSELMPYGIYSIPEISMVGRNEDDLTKHGVPYAVGIARYREIARGQIIGDELGMLKLLFHNKTRQLLGVHAIGDGATELIHIGQTVMAYHGQIDYFVDTVFNYPTLAECYRVAALDGINQLPRPWPPRV; encoded by the coding sequence ATGGCTCACTACGATTTGCTGGTCATCGGAACCGGCCCAGCAGGGCAGAAGTCCGCCATCCAAGCGGCAAAACTCGGCAAGAGAGTCGGCATCGTCGAGCGCAAACAGGTTGTTGGCGGCGTCTGCGCCAACACCGGCACCATCCCCAGCAAATCTCTCCGCGAGGCCGCACTCTATCTGTCAGGTTTCCACCAGCGCAGTCTGTATGGCGCCAGTTATCGCGTCAAACAGGACATCACGATGGAGGATCTCACCTTTCGCGCCAACCACGTCATCACAAGGGAAATCGAAATCATCCAGCACCAGATGACGCGCAACAAAGTCGACCTCCTGTTCGGAACGGCCTCGTTCGTCGATCCGCACCGCCTGCGCATCGAACGCGACGGCGACCACGTCGAACACACCGCCGACTTTGTGGTGATTGCCTGCGGAACACTTCCTGCCAGGCCCTCGCACATTCCCTTCGACGACCACAGCATCATCGACACCGATGGACTGCTGGCGTTGAAAACCCTGCCCAAGTCCATCACCATCATCGGCGGCGGTGTGATCGGCGCGGAATATGCCTCGATCCTGGCCACCATGGGCATCCACGTCACTCTGATCGAACGTCGTCCGCGCCTGCTTGAATTTGTCGATCAGGAGACGATTGAAGCGCTCCAGTACCATATGCGCAGCATCGGCGTGACCCTCCGTTTCAACGAAGAAGTCGTGTCGGTCGAGCGACAGGCGCAAGAACAGGTCATCGTTCGGCTGAAAAGCGGTAAAGAGATCGCCGCGACCACGGTGCTCTATTCGGTCGGCCGCACCGGCGCCAGCGCCGAACTCAACCTGGACGCGGTGGGACTCTCGGCAGACGACCGTGGGCGATTGACGGTCAACGAGCATTACCAGACGGCGGTGCCCCACATTTATGCGGCGGGCGATATCATCGGCTTCCCCGCACTGGCCTCGACCTCCATGCAGCAAGGGCGCCATGCTGCCTGCCATGCCTTCGGCATTCCCTGCCAGACCCAGTCCGAGTTGATGCCATACGGCATTTATTCGATCCCGGAAATTTCCATGGTCGGCCGCAACGAAGACGACTTGACCAAACACGGCGTCCCCTATGCCGTCGGTATCGCCCGCTACCGGGAAATCGCCCGTGGGCAAATCATCGGGGACGAACTCGGTATGCTGAAACTGCTCTTTCACAACAAAACCCGGCAACTGCTCGGCGTGCATGCGATCGGCGACGGCGCCACGGAACTCATCCACATCGGCCAAACCGTGATGGCCTATCACGGCCAGATCGATTATTTCGTGGACACTGTATTCAACTACCCGACACTCGCGGAGTGTTACCGCGTCGCGGCCCTCGACGGCATTAATCAATTGCCCCGACCCTGGCCGCCGAGAGTCTGA
- a CDS encoding alpha/beta hydrolase, translating to MRLSTWTVGLTAVASSHVLTFCLAAALMSGCAAPPEIPRWFDGFQRFPIHTASVSGHRIAYLDEGQGPPLILLHGYGGSMWQWEYQQLPLSQHFRVITPDLIGSGLSDKPDLDHRPEDLIESIRGLMDALNLPTATLIGNSMGGGVAIGMALTHPDRVSRLVLIDSLPDHVRERLVSPLMHRALNTSVPAWLARFGALFVGNRTMEAVLKEIIYDHTLVTPAVLDRSNRNRQREDMITPLMSLRNSLPLWEQHFAPRLKDIRHSTLILWGEQDRLFPPQVGRDLHAVIPQARLIVIPDAGHIPQWERPQVVNRHITEFLQP from the coding sequence GTGAGGCTCTCGACGTGGACTGTCGGTCTGACTGCGGTCGCGTCGTCACACGTCCTAACATTCTGTCTCGCGGCGGCCCTCATGAGCGGTTGTGCTGCACCTCCAGAGATTCCCCGCTGGTTCGACGGCTTCCAACGATTTCCCATTCACACCGCCTCGGTCAGCGGCCACCGCATCGCCTATCTCGATGAAGGCCAAGGCCCGCCGCTCATCCTGCTTCACGGATACGGCGGATCGATGTGGCAATGGGAGTATCAGCAGCTTCCGCTGTCACAACACTTCCGTGTCATCACGCCCGACCTGATCGGCTCAGGCCTTTCGGACAAACCTGACCTCGACCACCGGCCTGAAGACTTGATCGAATCGATCCGTGGCCTCATGGATGCGCTCAACCTTCCGACCGCCACCTTGATCGGCAACTCCATGGGAGGCGGCGTGGCCATCGGCATGGCTCTGACCCATCCCGACCGGGTATCCCGCTTGGTGTTGATCGACAGCCTGCCCGACCATGTGCGCGAACGCCTGGTCAGCCCGCTGATGCACCGTGCCCTGAACACCAGCGTCCCCGCTTGGCTGGCCCGCTTCGGAGCCCTGTTCGTCGGCAACCGCACCATGGAGGCGGTGCTGAAAGAAATCATTTACGACCACACATTAGTGACACCGGCGGTGTTGGACCGCTCAAACCGGAACCGTCAACGCGAGGATATGATCACACCCCTCATGTCGCTGCGGAACAGCCTGCCGCTCTGGGAGCAGCACTTTGCCCCCCGACTCAAAGACATCCGACATTCCACATTGATCCTCTGGGGTGAACAGGATCGACTCTTTCCCCCGCAGGTCGGCCGTGACTTGCACGCTGTGATCCCGCAAGCCCGCCTCATCGTGATCCCCGATGCCGGGCATATCCCGCAGTGGGAACGACCACAGGTGGTGAACCGGCACATTACGGAATTCCTTCAACCTTGA
- the tpx gene encoding thiol peroxidase, with translation MRPFHIRTIPSGTMFYAVAALLCLSLSGCGTPSTSGHSDFSYKNMTVADGSAVAGEGNNILFQGKPLMLSGMGIRVGDKLRDVKLTQTDLSMVPINDTKGKGKVRIISIVPSLDTKVCEQQTHYLSEKNMGLDRMVELITISIDTPFAQKRFAEDAKIANVTFLSDFRAADFGKAHGLLLKDPHLLSRALLVIDKDNTVRYLQITPELAQLPDLEEAFRFARKLVTAS, from the coding sequence ATGCGACCATTTCATATCCGTACGATCCCCAGCGGTACGATGTTTTACGCGGTAGCGGCCCTGCTCTGCCTGAGCCTCAGTGGTTGCGGGACCCCCTCCACGTCCGGCCACTCAGATTTCTCGTACAAGAATATGACCGTGGCCGACGGCAGTGCCGTCGCCGGAGAAGGCAACAACATCCTGTTCCAAGGCAAACCATTGATGCTGTCAGGAATGGGCATTAGAGTCGGCGACAAGCTGCGTGACGTCAAGCTCACCCAAACCGACTTATCGATGGTCCCCATCAACGACACGAAGGGCAAGGGGAAGGTCCGCATCATCAGTATCGTGCCGTCCCTCGACACCAAGGTCTGCGAACAACAGACCCACTACCTGAGCGAGAAGAACATGGGACTCGATCGAATGGTTGAGCTCATCACCATCAGCATCGATACGCCCTTCGCGCAAAAACGGTTCGCGGAAGACGCGAAGATCGCCAATGTGACCTTCCTGTCCGATTTCCGTGCCGCCGATTTCGGCAAAGCCCACGGGCTCCTGCTCAAAGATCCTCATCTCCTGAGTCGGGCCCTGCTCGTCATCGACAAAGACAATACGGTTCGGTATCTCCAAATCACCCCCGAGCTCGCGCAACTGCCGGACCTTGAGGAAGCATTCCGGTTCGCGCGTAAACTGGTCACGGCCAGCTGA